A genomic window from Erpetoichthys calabaricus chromosome 17, fErpCal1.3, whole genome shotgun sequence includes:
- the cnfn gene encoding cornifelin homolog, which translates to MAYQTEIITNQPQVTVTSYTISSTTTDWSSDVCDCCQDCGICLCGTFLPCLLACKVSQDFGESCCLPCLPGSMIALRTGIRGKYNIEGSICCDWVVMSCLAPCGLCQMAREMKSRQ; encoded by the exons ATGGCCTACCAAACAGAAATCATCACCAACCAGCCACAAGTGACTGTCACTAGTTACACTATCTCCTCTACAACCACAGATTGGTCATCTGACGTGTGTGACTGCTGTCAGGACTGTGGGATCT GTCTGTGTGGTACCTTCCTTCCTTGTTTATTAGCCTGCAAAGTGTCTCAGGATTTTGGAGAATCCTGCTGCCTACCATGCCTTCCTGGATCAATGATTGCTCTCCGTACTGGAATTCGTGGAAAATATAACATCGAG GGTTCAATCTGTTGTGACTGGGTGGTCATGTCCTGCTTGGCCCCCTGTGGATTATGCCAGATGGCCAGGGAAATGAAAAGTCGACAATAA